The Clostridium sporogenes genome contains a region encoding:
- a CDS encoding AraC family transcriptional regulator: MEWLKQLSQAIDYIENNLEGDISYDKAAKIACCSTYYFQRMFSYVAGIPLSDYIRRRRMTKAAFELQVSDTRIMDIGSKYGYVSPTSFNRAFQNVHGVAPTAARMEGTLLNTYPPISFSISITGGESMRYRIERKNPIKIVGIRTALKEYIEENFKIVPSFWDEMLKSNLFSQICKLNNQNPHGILGVTVYKNPEDIYYYIAAATDEPVPEGMVEFNIPAATWVIFECNGNFKDSIQRIFKRFLTEWLPFSGYEYAKLPDIEIYPISDPKLKGGHSEVWIAVKKST, encoded by the coding sequence ATGGAGTGGTTGAAGCAACTAAGCCAAGCAATTGATTACATAGAAAATAATCTAGAAGGTGATATATCTTATGATAAAGCTGCAAAAATTGCTTGCTGTTCAACATATTATTTTCAGCGAATGTTTTCTTACGTAGCAGGTATTCCCCTATCTGATTATATTCGTCGTAGGAGAATGACAAAAGCTGCTTTTGAATTACAGGTAAGTGACACTAGAATCATGGATATTGGTTCAAAGTATGGTTATGTTTCTCCGACATCATTTAATCGTGCATTTCAAAATGTTCATGGTGTTGCACCAACTGCTGCTCGTATGGAAGGAACTTTATTAAACACTTATCCTCCTATTAGTTTTTCTATTAGCATTACTGGAGGTGAAAGTATGAGATATAGAATTGAAAGAAAAAATCCTATTAAAATTGTAGGAATTAGAACTGCACTAAAAGAGTATATAGAAGAAAATTTTAAAATTGTTCCTTCTTTCTGGGATGAAATGTTAAAAAGCAATTTATTTTCACAAATTTGTAAATTAAATAATCAAAACCCTCATGGTATTTTAGGTGTAACTGTGTATAAAAATCCTGAAGACATATATTATTATATTGCAGCAGCCACAGATGAACCTGTACCAGAAGGAATGGTGGAATTCAATATACCTGCAGCTACATGGGTTATCTTTGAATGTAATGGGAATTTTAAAGATTCTATTCAAAGAATTTTTAAAAGGTTTCTCACAGAATGGCTTCCCTTTTCTGGATATGAATATGCTAAGTTGCCGGATATAGAAATTTACCCTATTAGTGATCCCAAATTAAAAGGTGGACATTCGGAAGTATGGATTGCAGTTAAGAAGTCAACATAA
- a CDS encoding GyrI-like domain-containing protein — MNYKIEIKDIEPIRVAFMGYKGAVSGASKVFPNLFKAIQGKVNGAPFFCYYEMNPETKMGEMELCVPTAETPKSNGVTVKDMPQVKAVCVTHVGSYETMHYAYEAIKNYAQENNLSLQPPLREVFIKGPGMILKGNPNKYITEIIFPLKEEE; from the coding sequence ATGAATTATAAAATTGAAATCAAGGATATTGAACCAATCAGGGTAGCTTTCATGGGATACAAAGGAGCTGTTAGCGGAGCATCAAAAGTGTTCCCTAACCTGTTTAAAGCCATACAAGGAAAAGTAAATGGTGCCCCTTTTTTCTGCTACTATGAAATGAATCCAGAAACTAAAATGGGAGAAATGGAATTATGTGTGCCTACTGCTGAAACTCCAAAGAGCAATGGTGTTACGGTAAAAGATATGCCACAAGTAAAGGCTGTTTGTGTTACACATGTGGGGTCTTATGAAACCATGCATTATGCATACGAAGCTATTAAGAACTATGCACAAGAAAACAATCTATCTTTACAACCTCCTCTTCGAGAAGTTTTTATAAAAGGACCTGGAATGATATTAAAAGGAAATCCAAATAAATATATTACAGAAATAATATTCCCACTTAAAGAGGAGGAGTAA
- a CDS encoding ABC transporter ATP-binding protein produces MLAIGVDKLVKQYKNGVRALDDLNLKVNNGEIFSLLGPNGAGKSSLINILTTFYKPTSGNVTILGKDLCKNPDWVRTQIACVAQHVSIDEHLSLMENMIFQSRLYKVDTQVAKERINSLIDSFELSRYRKYPTASYSGGIKRRLDIAMNMVSMPKILFLDEPTVGMDIESRKAMWKMLLKIRDEYGTTIFLTTHYLEEADQLSDRICIMKDGKELAQGTPGSLRSYIRQNMLHITFPSIQEMKKYKDSLNSMGVIKFINVRNNSVFLGVDNSRIALTVVNKWLLDNKVDFNAIEIVEPSLEDVFLSLTGSENNREEE; encoded by the coding sequence ATGTTAGCAATTGGAGTTGACAAATTGGTTAAGCAGTACAAAAATGGTGTCAGAGCCTTAGATGACTTAAATTTAAAAGTAAATAATGGAGAAATCTTTTCTCTGTTAGGTCCCAATGGCGCGGGAAAATCCTCTTTGATTAACATTTTGACAACCTTTTACAAACCCACATCTGGAAATGTAACAATTCTGGGTAAAGATTTATGCAAGAATCCTGACTGGGTTCGTACACAAATTGCTTGTGTTGCACAGCATGTTTCTATTGATGAGCACCTGTCACTTATGGAAAACATGATATTTCAAAGCAGGCTGTATAAAGTAGATACGCAGGTAGCAAAAGAAAGAATCAATTCTTTGATTGACAGCTTTGAGCTTTCCAGGTATCGGAAGTATCCTACCGCATCCTATTCTGGCGGCATAAAACGCAGACTGGATATTGCCATGAATATGGTATCAATGCCTAAAATTCTGTTTCTGGATGAGCCCACAGTGGGAATGGATATTGAGTCTAGAAAAGCCATGTGGAAAATGCTACTGAAAATACGAGATGAATATGGGACAACTATTTTTCTTACTACTCATTATCTTGAGGAGGCGGACCAGTTGAGTGATAGGATTTGTATCATGAAAGATGGTAAGGAACTAGCTCAGGGAACACCTGGTAGCTTACGTAGTTATATTAGGCAAAATATGCTTCACATAACATTTCCCAGCATTCAGGAAATGAAAAAATATAAAGATTCCCTTAATAGCATGGGAGTCATTAAGTTTATTAATGTGCGAAATAATTCTGTTTTTTTAGGTGTAGATAACAGCAGAATAGCTCTTACAGTTGTTAATAAGTGGCTTTTAGATAATAAAGTGGATTTCAATGCAATCGAAATTGTAGAACCTAGTTTGGAAGATGTCTTCTTGTCATTAACGGGTTCAGAGAACAATAGAGAGGAGGAATAA
- a CDS encoding ABC transporter permease, giving the protein MLNIMWRNMKWRLKNPISILVTILQPLLWLVLYSAVASQTMQNMGVGNYTAFVLPGIIFLVIFSVSCSGGIINFIMKSSGSFYRNLIAPMRRSSIVLGQMLEVILVSFMEIGILFVVSLFFSVKISSSITGIVLIILLIFMTAFFLSGLAYFISLSLPNEVIYETIMTAIILPIFFLSTALFPLENLSGGLAIAVKLNPFTYIISALRSLIFGEIIVLWDILPVILLFAVLCCISFALAIWRLKKETAH; this is encoded by the coding sequence ATGCTAAATATTATGTGGAGAAATATGAAGTGGCGCCTAAAAAATCCAATTTCTATCCTAGTTACCATACTACAACCTCTTCTTTGGCTTGTTTTGTATAGTGCTGTGGCAAGTCAGACAATGCAAAATATGGGAGTTGGCAATTACACTGCTTTCGTTTTGCCCGGTATCATATTTCTCGTGATCTTTTCTGTTAGTTGTAGCGGTGGTATCATCAATTTCATTATGAAATCTAGTGGTAGCTTTTATAGAAATCTGATTGCACCTATGAGGCGAAGCTCAATTGTGCTTGGGCAAATGTTAGAAGTGATACTGGTTTCTTTTATGGAAATAGGGATTTTATTTGTTGTAAGTCTTTTTTTCTCAGTAAAGATATCATCCAGCATTACCGGAATTGTGCTCATTATACTGCTGATCTTTATGACAGCCTTCTTCCTGTCAGGGCTTGCCTATTTCATCAGCCTTTCTTTGCCAAATGAAGTAATATATGAGACAATTATGACTGCTATTATCCTGCCTATATTCTTTTTGAGCACAGCTCTTTTTCCTTTAGAAAATTTGTCTGGAGGTTTGGCTATAGCTGTGAAGCTCAATCCATTTACGTACATTATTAGTGCTCTGCGCAGTTTAATATTCGGAGAAATCATTGTGCTTTGGGACATTCTGCCTGTCATACTGCTATTTGCAGTGTTGTGCTGTATTAGCTTTGCACTGGCAATATGGAGACTCAAAAAGGAAACTGCTCACTAA
- a CDS encoding ABC-F family ATP-binding cassette domain-containing protein, with product MSILTVKDISHGFGDRAIFDEVSFRLLKGEHVGLIGANGEGKSTFMNIITGKLMPDEGKIQWAKDVRIGYMDQHLNLTKGKTIREVLREAFDYLFNLEKEMNDLYMKMGEVSQEEMEKMLNRTATIQDMLDHNDFYIIDAKIEEIARGLGIADIGLDKDVSDLSGGQRTKILLAKLLLENPDILLLDEPTNYLDEDHIYWLKNYLKNYENAFILISHDILFLNEVINLIYHVENKRLTRYVGDYNEFRRVYEENKKRLEAAYERQQAEISKLEDFIAKNKARVSTVGMARSRQKKLDKIDKIELTKEKPKPEFNFKQARASGKVIFETKDLVIGYDSPLTKPLNIKMERGQKVALVGANGLGKTTLLKSLLGAIKPLEGDVTLGDYQYIGYFEQEERESNYNTCIEEVWKEFPVFTQYEIRAALAKCGLTTKQLESKIVVLSGGEAAKVRLCKILNRETNILILDEPTNHLDVEAKEELKRALKEYKGSILLVCHEKEFYEDIVTETWNCESWTTKIV from the coding sequence ATGAGTATATTAACCGTTAAGGATATTAGCCATGGATTTGGAGACAGAGCTATTTTTGATGAAGTATCCTTTAGACTTTTAAAGGGAGAGCATGTAGGACTTATTGGAGCTAATGGAGAGGGTAAGTCTACATTTATGAATATAATAACAGGGAAACTAATGCCAGATGAGGGTAAAATTCAATGGGCAAAGGATGTAAGAATAGGATACATGGATCAGCATTTAAATCTTACAAAGGGAAAAACCATTAGAGAAGTCTTGAGGGAAGCCTTTGACTATTTATTTAACCTTGAAAAAGAAATGAATGATTTATACATGAAAATGGGAGAGGTATCCCAGGAAGAAATGGAAAAAATGCTAAATAGAACAGCTACTATACAGGATATGTTAGATCATAATGATTTTTACATAATAGATGCTAAAATAGAGGAAATAGCAAGGGGACTTGGTATTGCTGACATAGGTTTGGATAAGGATGTATCAGATTTATCTGGAGGACAAAGAACAAAAATACTTCTAGCAAAACTCCTTTTAGAAAATCCAGATATATTACTTTTAGATGAGCCTACAAACTATTTAGACGAAGATCACATATATTGGCTTAAAAATTATCTTAAAAACTACGAAAATGCCTTTATTTTAATATCCCATGATATACTATTTTTAAATGAGGTAATAAATTTAATTTATCATGTAGAAAATAAAAGACTTACTCGTTACGTAGGGGATTATAATGAATTTAGAAGAGTTTATGAGGAAAACAAGAAACGACTAGAGGCGGCCTATGAAAGACAACAGGCAGAAATATCAAAACTAGAAGATTTTATAGCAAAAAATAAAGCAAGAGTTTCCACCGTAGGTATGGCAAGATCTAGACAAAAAAAATTAGATAAAATAGATAAAATAGAACTTACAAAAGAAAAACCAAAGCCAGAATTTAATTTTAAACAGGCTAGAGCTTCTGGAAAAGTTATATTTGAAACTAAAGATTTAGTTATAGGCTATGATTCACCTTTAACAAAACCTTTAAATATAAAAATGGAAAGAGGACAAAAGGTAGCCTTAGTAGGAGCCAATGGTCTTGGAAAAACTACATTACTAAAAAGTTTATTAGGCGCTATAAAACCATTGGAAGGGGATGTTACTCTAGGTGATTATCAATACATAGGATATTTTGAACAAGAAGAAAGAGAATCTAATTATAATACCTGTATAGAAGAAGTGTGGAAAGAGTTCCCTGTATTTACTCAATACGAAATAAGAGCTGCTCTAGCAAAATGTGGATTAACTACTAAGCAATTAGAATCTAAAATAGTAGTACTGTCCGGTGGAGAAGCAGCAAAGGTAAGGCTTTGTAAAATACTAAATAGAGAAACCAATATACTAATATTAGATGAGCCTACTAACCACTTAGATGTGGAAGCCAAAGAAGAATTAAAAAGAGCATTAAAAGAATATAAAGGTTCTATACTTTTAGTTTGCCACGAAAAAGAATTTTATGAAGATATAGTAACAGAAACTTGGAATTGTGAAAGTTGGACAACTAAAATTGTATAG
- a CDS encoding NADH-dependent [FeFe] hydrogenase, group A6: MSLVTLNINGKELKVEKGTTILDAAKLLNINIPTLCNFHLNDNKTENKPGSCRVCVVEVEGRKNLAPACCTPVGKGMVVKTNSIRAIKARRAIVELLLSDHPKDCLLCEKNTKCELQKLAADMGIREMKYQGEISMYPIDISSYSIVRDMDKCILCRRCITMCNEVQTVGTLSAIGRGFETVVAPAFSEAIKNTNCTFCGQCVSVCPTGALTEVNNTSKVWDALSQKDKVVIVQTAPAIRAALGEEFGLEPGTAVTGKMVAALRQLGFSKVFDTDFAADLTIMEEASEFIHRLEHGGTLPMLTSCCPGWIKFFEHNFNDLMNIPSSCKSPQQMFGAIAKSYLAEKMKVDPKDIIVVSVMPCLAKKYEAKREEMKRNGIPDVDIVISTRELAKMIVEAGIDFNSLQKEEFDNPLGESTGASVIFGTTGGVMEAALRTAYEWVTEDTLKDVEFTEVRGEEGIREATVNIKDIEVKVAIASGLGNARKLLNDIRNGKSKYHMIEIMACPSGCVDGGGQPYIYGDTNILKKRTEALYKEDSNKEIRKSHENPYIKKLYEEYLGKPYGEKAHELLHTKYRIR, translated from the coding sequence ATGAGTTTAGTAACTTTAAATATAAATGGTAAAGAGCTTAAGGTAGAGAAGGGAACCACTATATTAGATGCAGCAAAACTTTTAAATATAAATATACCAACTCTATGTAATTTTCATCTTAATGATAATAAAACAGAAAATAAACCTGGTTCCTGTAGAGTCTGTGTAGTAGAGGTAGAAGGGAGAAAAAACTTAGCGCCAGCCTGTTGTACCCCTGTAGGAAAAGGCATGGTAGTAAAAACTAATTCCATAAGGGCTATAAAAGCTAGAAGAGCCATAGTAGAATTACTTTTATCTGATCATCCAAAAGACTGTTTGCTTTGTGAGAAAAATACAAAATGTGAACTACAAAAATTAGCTGCAGATATGGGGATAAGAGAAATGAAATATCAAGGTGAAATTTCAATGTATCCTATAGATATTTCTAGCTATTCCATAGTTAGAGATATGGATAAATGTATACTTTGTAGAAGATGTATAACTATGTGTAATGAAGTTCAAACTGTAGGAACCCTATCTGCTATTGGAAGAGGTTTTGAAACTGTAGTAGCACCAGCCTTTTCTGAAGCTATAAAAAATACTAATTGTACTTTCTGTGGACAATGTGTTTCTGTCTGTCCAACTGGGGCTTTAACAGAAGTGAATAATACAAGTAAAGTTTGGGATGCGCTATCACAAAAGGATAAAGTTGTTATTGTACAAACAGCTCCAGCTATTAGAGCTGCTTTAGGTGAAGAATTTGGATTAGAACCTGGAACAGCAGTTACAGGAAAAATGGTAGCAGCTCTTCGTCAATTAGGATTCAGTAAAGTTTTTGATACAGACTTTGCTGCAGATTTAACCATTATGGAGGAAGCTTCAGAATTTATTCACAGATTAGAGCATGGCGGAACACTTCCAATGCTTACAAGTTGTTGTCCAGGATGGATAAAATTCTTTGAACACAACTTTAATGATTTAATGAATATACCATCTAGTTGTAAGTCTCCTCAGCAAATGTTTGGAGCTATAGCTAAAAGTTATTTAGCAGAAAAAATGAAGGTAGATCCTAAAGATATTATAGTAGTATCTGTAATGCCTTGTCTTGCTAAAAAGTATGAAGCAAAAAGAGAAGAAATGAAGAGAAATGGAATTCCAGATGTAGACATTGTTATAAGTACAAGAGAATTAGCTAAAATGATAGTAGAAGCGGGTATAGATTTTAATTCTCTACAGAAAGAAGAATTTGACAATCCACTAGGTGAATCTACAGGGGCTTCAGTAATTTTTGGAACTACCGGTGGTGTTATGGAAGCAGCCTTAAGAACTGCCTATGAATGGGTTACTGAAGATACTTTAAAAGATGTAGAATTTACAGAAGTTCGCGGTGAAGAGGGGATAAGAGAAGCTACAGTAAACATAAAGGATATAGAGGTTAAAGTAGCTATAGCTAGTGGATTAGGTAATGCTAGAAAACTTTTAAATGATATAAGAAATGGAAAGTCTAAATATCATATGATAGAAATCATGGCGTGTCCATCAGGATGTGTAGATGGTGGTGGTCAACCTTATATCTATGGAGATACAAATATATTGAAAAAAAGAACAGAAGCCCTATATAAAGAAGATAGTAATAAAGAAATAAGAAAGTCTCACGAAAATCCATATATAAAGAAACTTTATGAAGAATATTTAGGTAAACCTTATGGTGAAAAAGCTCATGAACTTCTTCATACTAAATATAGAATTAGATAA
- a CDS encoding NADH-quinone oxidoreductase subunit NuoF, whose amino-acid sequence MEKINSYKELKSYYKNYKDLLKSRHTTHEEETAVENKKCERLILVCGGTGCKSADSDKIVENLKEEINKLGLQEEVKVSITGCFGFCEKGPIVKINPDNVFYVKVKPEDAKEIAEKHLLKGEVVERLLYEEPTLKEKVKRQDEMSFYKKQKRIALRNCGLINPEDIKECIGSEGYLALGKVLSEMTPDELIKSITDSGLRGRGGGGFSTGKKWSFGKMYDSDVKYIICNADEGDPGAFMDRSILEGDPHSIIEAMAIAGYAIGASEGRIYIRAEYPLAVNRLKIAMDQAKECGLLGENILGTGFNFNIEIKYGAGAFVCGEETALIHSIEGERGEPTYKPPFPAEAGLWNKPTVVNNVETLANIPAIINRGANWYKSIGTEKSNGTKVFALAGKINNVGLVEVPMGTTLREIIYDIGGGIKNGKKFKAVQTGGPSGGCIPASLLDIPIDYESLTSIGSMMGSGGMIVMDEDNCMVDIAKFYLEFTVDESCGKCTPCRIGNKRLLETLIKITNGKGSEEDLNKLDELSHIIKDTSLCGLGQTAPNPVLSTMRYFMDEYEAHVNEKRCPSGTCKNLLHYEITDKCIGCTKCARGCPVSCIIGKVKEKHFINQEKCIKCGNCYSACPVGAIIKK is encoded by the coding sequence ATGGAGAAAATTAATTCTTATAAAGAATTGAAAAGCTATTATAAAAACTATAAAGATTTATTAAAAAGTAGACATACTACCCATGAAGAAGAAACAGCAGTAGAAAATAAAAAATGTGAAAGACTTATATTAGTTTGTGGCGGTACAGGATGTAAATCAGCTGATAGTGATAAAATTGTAGAAAATTTAAAAGAAGAAATAAACAAATTAGGACTCCAAGAAGAAGTAAAAGTTTCTATCACAGGGTGCTTTGGTTTCTGTGAAAAAGGTCCTATAGTTAAAATAAATCCAGATAATGTTTTTTATGTTAAAGTAAAACCAGAAGATGCTAAGGAAATAGCAGAAAAGCATCTATTAAAAGGAGAAGTAGTAGAAAGATTACTTTATGAAGAACCAACCCTTAAAGAAAAAGTAAAAAGACAAGATGAAATGTCTTTTTACAAAAAACAAAAAAGAATTGCTCTTAGGAATTGTGGACTTATAAATCCAGAAGATATAAAAGAATGTATCGGCTCAGAAGGATACTTAGCCCTAGGAAAAGTTTTAAGTGAAATGACACCGGATGAATTAATAAAATCAATAACTGACTCAGGCCTTAGAGGAAGAGGCGGCGGTGGCTTCTCTACAGGTAAAAAGTGGAGTTTTGGAAAAATGTATGATAGTGATGTTAAATATATAATATGTAATGCAGATGAGGGTGATCCAGGAGCCTTTATGGATCGTTCCATATTAGAAGGAGATCCTCATAGCATAATTGAAGCTATGGCCATAGCTGGCTATGCCATAGGAGCTTCCGAAGGTCGTATATATATAAGAGCAGAATATCCTTTAGCTGTAAATAGATTAAAAATAGCTATGGATCAAGCTAAAGAGTGTGGTCTTTTAGGAGAAAATATTTTAGGCACCGGTTTTAACTTTAATATAGAAATAAAATATGGTGCAGGAGCCTTCGTATGTGGAGAAGAAACAGCATTAATACACTCCATAGAAGGAGAAAGAGGAGAACCTACTTATAAACCACCATTTCCAGCAGAAGCTGGTCTTTGGAATAAGCCAACAGTTGTAAATAATGTAGAAACTTTAGCAAATATACCTGCCATAATAAATAGGGGGGCAAATTGGTATAAATCCATAGGAACAGAAAAATCAAATGGTACAAAAGTTTTCGCCCTAGCAGGAAAAATAAATAATGTTGGATTAGTTGAAGTTCCTATGGGGACTACTCTAAGAGAGATAATATATGATATAGGTGGAGGTATAAAAAACGGCAAGAAATTTAAAGCTGTTCAAACAGGAGGACCTTCAGGTGGCTGTATTCCAGCTTCACTTTTAGATATTCCTATAGACTATGAATCATTAACATCTATAGGATCTATGATGGGTTCCGGTGGAATGATTGTTATGGATGAAGATAATTGTATGGTAGATATAGCAAAATTTTATCTTGAATTTACAGTGGATGAATCCTGTGGTAAATGTACCCCATGCAGAATCGGTAATAAGAGACTTTTAGAAACTTTAATAAAGATAACTAATGGGAAGGGTTCAGAAGAAGATTTAAATAAATTAGATGAATTATCACATATAATAAAGGATACTTCCTTATGTGGATTAGGACAAACTGCACCAAATCCAGTACTAAGTACTATGAGATATTTTATGGATGAATACGAAGCTCACGTTAATGAAAAAAGATGTCCATCAGGTACTTGTAAAAATTTACTCCATTATGAGATTACTGATAAATGTATCGGATGTACTAAATGTGCAAGAGGTTGCCCAGTATCTTGTATAATAGGAAAAGTTAAAGAAAAACATTTTATAAATCAAGAAAAATGTATTAAATGTGGAAATTGTTATAGTGCTTGTCCAGTTGGGGCTATTATAAAGAAATAG
- the nuoE gene encoding NADH-quinone oxidoreductase subunit NuoE encodes MCSNELVNTKFRELEEYINNISNKKGSLIEVLHKAQHIFGYLPNEVQEFVAKKLDIPVSKVYGVITFYSYFTTEPKGENVINVCMGTACFVKGAGDVLSEFEKKLNIKVGETTKDGKFTLQVLRCVGACGLAPVVTINDKVYGHFTKNEVDKALEEYGA; translated from the coding sequence ATGTGTTCCAACGAGTTAGTAAATACCAAATTCAGAGAATTAGAAGAATATATAAACAATATATCCAATAAGAAAGGATCCCTTATAGAAGTACTTCATAAGGCTCAACATATTTTTGGATATCTTCCAAATGAAGTGCAAGAATTTGTAGCTAAAAAGTTAGATATTCCCGTTTCAAAAGTGTATGGAGTTATTACTTTTTACTCTTATTTTACTACAGAACCAAAGGGGGAAAATGTTATAAATGTCTGTATGGGTACAGCTTGCTTTGTAAAGGGAGCTGGAGATGTACTTTCAGAATTTGAAAAGAAATTAAATATAAAAGTTGGAGAAACCACTAAAGATGGGAAATTTACATTACAAGTTTTGAGATGTGTAGGGGCTTGTGGGTTAGCTCCGGTAGTTACAATTAATGATAAAGTATATGGACATTTTACTAAAAATGAAGTAGATAAAGCATTAGAAGAATATGGGGCGTAG
- a CDS encoding cation:proton antiporter, protein MAGSLAIIILLGLIANKLFEKLKLPGLLGMLILGIIIGPHGLNWLSKDILNASSDLRKIALIVILLRAGLGLNKDELKLVGKTALKLSCIPGIIEGLFIAIASVKLLGFSFIQGGLLGFIIAAVSPAVVVPQMLNLIDKGLGKAKGIPTLILAGASIDDVFAITIFSTFLGVYAGKNINIAIQILKIPVSIILGTLIGVLSAIIIIEIFKKYSIDNTKKILIILSISIILTLIEALLKGKLEIASLLGVMALGFVISDKIPSIRDKISKGLNEIWVFAQILLFVLVGAEVNMVVAFKSGFLGIIIIALGLIGRSIGVLISLKGSNLNKKEKLFCVIAYIPKATVQAAMGAVPLANGVAAGDIILAIAVLSILTTAPLGAIAINLSGPRLLESNLS, encoded by the coding sequence ATGGCAGGAAGTTTAGCTATTATTATTTTATTAGGATTAATTGCAAATAAACTCTTTGAAAAGTTAAAGCTACCAGGTCTTCTAGGAATGTTAATATTGGGTATTATAATAGGCCCCCATGGTTTAAACTGGTTAAGCAAAGATATATTAAATGCTTCATCGGATCTTAGAAAAATTGCTTTAATTGTAATTTTATTAAGGGCAGGATTAGGTCTTAATAAAGACGAATTAAAATTGGTTGGTAAAACAGCTCTAAAATTAAGTTGTATACCTGGAATTATAGAAGGATTATTTATAGCAATAGCCTCCGTAAAACTTTTAGGTTTTTCTTTTATACAAGGAGGCTTATTAGGGTTTATTATTGCTGCAGTTTCACCAGCAGTAGTTGTACCTCAAATGTTAAACTTAATAGACAAAGGCCTTGGGAAAGCTAAGGGGATACCAACTCTCATATTAGCTGGCGCTTCTATAGATGATGTTTTTGCAATAACAATATTTAGCACATTTTTAGGAGTATATGCAGGAAAGAATATAAATATAGCTATACAGATATTAAAAATACCTGTTTCTATAATATTAGGTACATTAATTGGTGTATTATCAGCGATCATTATTATAGAAATATTTAAAAAGTATTCTATAGATAACACTAAAAAGATATTAATTATACTTAGTATATCTATTATACTTACTTTAATAGAAGCTTTATTAAAAGGTAAATTAGAAATAGCCAGTTTATTGGGTGTTATGGCCTTAGGATTTGTAATATCTGATAAAATTCCTAGTATAAGAGATAAAATATCTAAAGGATTAAATGAAATCTGGGTTTTCGCGCAAATACTTTTATTTGTTCTTGTAGGAGCTGAAGTAAATATGGTGGTAGCTTTTAAATCAGGATTTTTAGGTATAATCATTATTGCTTTAGGTCTTATAGGAAGAAGTATAGGAGTATTAATTTCTCTGAAAGGTTCAAATTTAAATAAAAAAGAAAAACTTTTTTGTGTTATAGCCTATATCCCTAAAGCTACAGTTCAAGCAGCTATGGGAGCAGTACCATTAGCCAATGGTGTAGCGGCAGGAGATATTATTTTAGCAATAGCAGTTCTATCAATTTTAACTACAGCTCCATTGGGAGCTATAGCAATAAATTTATCTGGTCCAAGATTATTAGAATCAAATCTTTCTTAG